Proteins encoded within one genomic window of uncultured Desulfobacter sp.:
- a CDS encoding SEC-C metal-binding domain-containing protein: protein MNRLWNYEDYVKFLSHDNSLVRRWAFDAVEKQYPNKYTDEVSRLISDEDSHLACVAPGYLAKHHAIQHAPAILNSFLNDSGNIPSNCALALSKMKYEPALETIIDSLSDDVSADSLFGLFNYLGTIHSDAARETLISAVKQIKDPMLQGNAIFNLLRHDHQEDIAWIIELILKPVKKGKGIENYLIEALANYWSAGDYFNDLTKHQGSKSLIKDSVEAFDSFFYRNDHLSIEQDAKDKINLLITKRQYHDLITTLMFEAQNITQKRYPEQAVPGDVQEFFIIDSAGVFLFKELSKQPSLWHKLKASKNFDDIEALIAFVLSVYFAIIERTPYVKALLPGAERSDLIRAIQNAGSKFSEELSQKIVNIAPVDALRASLSDDLNTWGDIKIVKIMGQIGNKEFVPELLRVLNDADSLDYIYGDAITALNALDESADELILTAAQNNKIKDWALISILEHLPYPESFELITEKWNDEDSGIDSYEMFAYCLRGIGDPRGIEVLQDIYNNQNNADYVGRPLECLSLLHNADIPELPAIRAGRMEEKKRQELRAKKLNGIFSDMGNIKNKGTVIPFQREPKKIGRNDPCPCGSGKKYKKCCLNKS from the coding sequence ATGAATAGGCTGTGGAATTATGAAGATTACGTAAAGTTTCTTTCCCATGACAATAGCCTTGTCAGGAGATGGGCATTTGACGCCGTAGAAAAACAATACCCTAATAAATATACTGACGAGGTTAGCAGATTAATTTCAGATGAAGATTCGCACCTGGCATGTGTTGCACCAGGTTATCTTGCTAAACATCACGCTATCCAACATGCCCCGGCTATCTTGAATAGCTTTTTGAATGATTCAGGGAACATTCCATCCAATTGTGCTTTGGCATTATCAAAAATGAAATATGAGCCCGCTTTGGAAACGATCATTGACTCATTGTCAGATGACGTGAGTGCTGATTCATTGTTCGGGCTGTTTAACTATTTAGGGACTATCCATAGCGATGCTGCAAGAGAGACATTAATTTCCGCTGTAAAGCAAATTAAAGATCCCATGCTTCAGGGCAATGCTATTTTCAATCTGTTGAGGCATGATCATCAGGAGGATATTGCCTGGATCATAGAACTCATTCTGAAGCCTGTAAAAAAAGGCAAAGGTATAGAAAATTACCTGATAGAAGCTCTGGCGAATTATTGGAGTGCCGGTGATTATTTTAATGATTTAACCAAACACCAAGGAAGTAAAAGCCTTATTAAAGATTCAGTGGAAGCCTTTGATTCCTTTTTTTACAGGAATGATCATTTATCCATTGAGCAAGATGCTAAAGACAAGATTAATTTATTAATCACGAAAAGACAGTATCATGATCTCATCACAACCCTGATGTTTGAAGCCCAAAATATTACACAAAAGCGATACCCGGAGCAAGCAGTACCTGGTGACGTTCAGGAATTTTTTATTATAGATTCAGCAGGCGTGTTTTTATTTAAGGAGTTATCCAAACAACCCTCTTTATGGCATAAACTCAAGGCCTCTAAGAATTTTGATGACATAGAGGCCTTAATTGCTTTCGTGCTGTCAGTGTATTTTGCTATTATAGAACGAACTCCTTATGTAAAAGCGTTATTGCCAGGTGCAGAGAGGTCTGATCTAATCCGGGCCATACAAAATGCCGGTTCAAAATTTTCTGAAGAATTGTCTCAAAAAATAGTCAATATAGCGCCTGTTGATGCATTACGAGCTTCCTTATCAGATGATTTGAATACCTGGGGCGATATCAAGATCGTAAAAATTATGGGCCAGATTGGGAACAAAGAATTTGTACCTGAATTGCTCCGTGTTTTAAATGATGCGGACAGTCTGGATTATATTTATGGAGATGCAATAACTGCCTTAAATGCTTTAGACGAGTCAGCGGATGAATTGATTTTGACTGCTGCCCAGAATAATAAAATTAAAGATTGGGCGCTCATTTCAATTCTTGAACATCTTCCATATCCTGAATCGTTTGAACTGATTACGGAAAAATGGAACGACGAAGATAGTGGAATAGACTCTTATGAGATGTTTGCCTATTGTCTGCGGGGGATTGGAGACCCTAGAGGGATAGAAGTTCTTCAGGACATTTATAATAATCAAAATAATGCTGATTATGTTGGCAGGCCGTTAGAATGCCTGAGTTTGCTTCATAATGCTGATATTCCGGAACTCCCAGCGATCAGAGCGGGACGAATGGAAGAAAAGAAACGACAAGAGCTAAGAGCAAAAAAGTTGAATGGTATTTTCAGCGATATGGGGAATATCAAAAATAAAGGAACGGTAATTCCGTTTCAAAGAGAACCCAAAAAAATAGGAAGAAATGACCCGTGTCCCTGTGGCAGCGGAAAGAAGTATAAAAAATGCTGTTTGAATAAATCATAA
- a CDS encoding integration host factor subunit alpha, whose protein sequence is MALTKVEIIERVAEGLDLSGSGAKDTVEEMLEIIKSTLASGEDIMISGFGKFQVAEKATRKGRNPATGSEMMLEGRRVVTFKCSGKLRDQINEGNNE, encoded by the coding sequence TTGGCACTTACCAAAGTAGAAATTATTGAAAGAGTAGCAGAAGGATTGGATCTCTCTGGCTCTGGAGCTAAAGATACCGTAGAAGAAATGCTTGAAATCATCAAATCCACCTTGGCATCAGGAGAGGATATTATGATTTCGGGTTTCGGAAAATTCCAAGTTGCTGAAAAAGCTACCAGAAAGGGACGGAATCCAGCCACTGGTTCAGAGATGATGTTGGAAGGCAGAAGGGTGGTTACCTTCAAATGTTCTGGTAAACTGCGAGATCAGATAAATGAGGGAAATAATGAATAG
- a CDS encoding MFS transporter, with translation MIILPVVVALISFTQLRQSTNCGKSLKAVQIPVKTKDDWSAFARLIITIVGKSIIFYALLTFISLYWITELQQTEFAGSLALSLFSMAGIFGNLLGGRLADRFGYKTIVVVGCMLLVPIIPAFILIKNVYIATILLLLAGASLLFTYGPTVVMGQKYIPNYVGLSSGMTLGVAFSVGGCLTPLLGSLADALGVGIALSVITIIPILIMIVSFTLKPIEVEPTEKRESKLETTEA, from the coding sequence ATGATCATTCTGCCGGTTGTTGTCGCACTCATTTCTTTTACGCAACTCAGACAATCAACAAATTGTGGGAAATCGCTAAAGGCCGTACAAATTCCCGTAAAGACAAAAGATGATTGGAGTGCTTTCGCCCGGCTCATAATAACTATTGTCGGCAAATCAATTATTTTTTATGCATTGCTCACTTTTATTTCCTTATATTGGATAACGGAACTACAACAAACGGAATTTGCCGGAAGCCTTGCCCTGAGTCTGTTCTCTATGGCGGGGATCTTTGGGAATCTTCTTGGCGGGCGATTAGCAGACCGGTTTGGGTATAAGACTATTGTTGTTGTGGGATGTATGTTATTGGTTCCTATTATCCCTGCTTTTATTCTGATCAAGAATGTGTATATTGCCACCATATTGTTATTGTTAGCCGGAGCATCCCTGCTGTTTACCTATGGGCCAACGGTCGTTATGGGGCAGAAATATATCCCCAACTATGTCGGGTTGTCATCGGGGATGACTCTTGGGGTCGCCTTTTCTGTGGGAGGATGCTTAACACCGTTACTCGGCTCATTGGCGGATGCCCTTGGCGTGGGAATAGCCCTTTCCGTTATTACCATCATTCCAATATTGATCATGATCGTCTCATTTACTCTAAAACCGATTGAAGTAGAACCCACAGAAAAAAGAGAGTCCAAGCTTGAAACTACTGAGGCATAA
- a CDS encoding DPP IV N-terminal domain-containing protein: MKNIYFLICWGIIASFVSVVAHAQSSLVLWNKLGSDSEVSNSMVGDNGTIVGTSYAFEPAMYGDGYVRKAVNKNFLQFPHTVVSDLKERGSLELWINPKVPKPVPYRYGIFGLVGTPYCSYFGVPSCCNINLSWGDTVTGKGIYGSVNFGGAGGVTTPPEPEQFVATPNVPFHVAISWDIDGIEGTEDKVRVYRDGEIVSSTEDSWDPTGTTEYDLILGYGPDSGGYDKFIIDNLIVWNYAKTDFSDRFNEDPTFPFPDGTIAFTGSDSYSDDMDIYIMNGNGSDMRPYIVHQGNDISPSFSPDGEKLAFVSDRSGQWAIYVINTDGTDFYKVPNSEFSCYDEVANNAVNWSPDSQKLVYLATDSTGGLGIINLDGSGQRILTTDGVGDGVYNTVRGVNWGETSDDLIVHMMAFPWQQNIFKYSISTDTWTQMTLDDTPSHAMDAAVSISGQKIVFTRRADASQLYDLYTMENSPGAQSSNLTGLSLQEGAFSPEWINNDEQIIFSYNIKDTQQWQTGIINADGSHFKIIAPSSPPQYAMYPTWTSETVCHVHGDLNGDSAIDNSDFIILRDSLGKCSGDSAYNPDADYDGDGCVSFRDYSTWYREYYLNR; encoded by the coding sequence ATGAAGAACATTTATTTCTTAATATGCTGGGGGATCATAGCTTCGTTTGTGTCTGTGGTGGCCCATGCACAATCTTCCTTGGTGTTGTGGAACAAACTTGGGAGCGATAGTGAGGTGTCGAATAGCATGGTTGGAGATAACGGAACCATCGTGGGAACAAGCTATGCATTTGAGCCTGCTATGTATGGCGACGGTTACGTTCGAAAGGCCGTAAACAAAAACTTCCTGCAATTTCCGCATACCGTCGTTAGCGACCTAAAAGAACGAGGATCACTGGAACTCTGGATCAATCCAAAAGTGCCAAAGCCTGTACCCTACCGTTACGGAATCTTCGGACTGGTGGGTACGCCCTATTGCAGCTATTTTGGTGTACCATCATGCTGTAACATCAATTTAAGCTGGGGTGATACGGTTACAGGGAAAGGCATATACGGTTCCGTAAATTTCGGCGGGGCCGGGGGAGTCACGACACCGCCAGAGCCAGAACAGTTCGTGGCAACCCCCAATGTCCCATTTCATGTCGCTATATCATGGGACATTGATGGCATCGAGGGAACTGAAGACAAAGTACGGGTGTATCGCGATGGGGAGATCGTCAGCTCCACAGAGGACTCATGGGATCCGACTGGAACAACTGAATATGACCTGATACTTGGGTACGGTCCCGATAGTGGAGGTTATGACAAATTCATCATTGATAATCTTATCGTATGGAACTATGCAAAAACCGATTTTTCAGACCGGTTCAATGAAGACCCCACATTTCCTTTTCCGGATGGCACCATTGCGTTTACCGGATCAGATTCATATTCAGATGATATGGATATATACATCATGAATGGCAATGGTTCCGATATGAGGCCTTATATTGTACATCAAGGGAATGACATATCACCGTCATTTTCCCCGGATGGGGAAAAACTTGCCTTTGTTTCCGATCGCAGCGGTCAATGGGCTATATACGTTATCAATACAGACGGCACGGATTTTTACAAAGTTCCCAATTCTGAATTCAGCTGTTATGACGAGGTTGCAAATAATGCGGTCAACTGGTCCCCTGACAGTCAGAAACTGGTTTACCTGGCAACGGACAGTACAGGAGGACTTGGGATCATTAACCTTGACGGTTCAGGCCAAAGAATTTTGACCACGGACGGTGTTGGGGATGGTGTATATAACACAGTTCGTGGGGTAAATTGGGGGGAGACCTCAGATGACCTTATTGTGCATATGATGGCATTTCCTTGGCAGCAGAACATTTTTAAATATTCGATTTCAACTGATACATGGACACAGATGACATTGGACGACACCCCGTCCCATGCCATGGATGCTGCAGTCAGCATCAGCGGGCAGAAGATCGTCTTTACGCGGCGCGCGGACGCTTCCCAACTCTATGACCTTTATACCATGGAAAATTCACCGGGGGCACAGTCTTCCAACCTGACGGGTCTTTCCCTCCAGGAAGGCGCCTTCTCTCCCGAATGGATCAACAATGATGAACAGATTATCTTTTCCTACAATATAAAAGATACACAGCAGTGGCAGACCGGGATAATAAACGCTGACGGGTCACACTTTAAAATAATCGCACCTTCATCCCCGCCTCAATACGCCATGTACCCGACCTGGACGTCAGAAACAGTCTGTCACGTCCATGGAGACCTGAACGGTGACAGTGCCATTGATAACTCGGATTTCATTATCCTTCGGGATTCGCTGGGGAAATGTTCGGGTGATTCAGCCTATAATCCGGATGCAGACTATGATGGAGACGGGTGTGTCAGTTTCCGTGATTATAGTACCTGGTATCGGGAATATTACCTGAACCGTTAA
- a CDS encoding transposase — MGRYLKELKSGKLTVDKAKIKQAEKLDGKYLLSTSDKSLSAEDIALGYKQLMEVERAFRTLKSTLSLRPVYHTKDDRIRSHVLLCWLALLLVRITELETGLSWPRVRAELERLHLGEFLHKDGRVLQYTELTQNQRNLFKKLNIKLPAKIKSIG, encoded by the coding sequence ATGGGCAGATACCTCAAGGAACTGAAGTCAGGCAAGCTGACGGTGGATAAGGCTAAGATTAAGCAGGCGGAAAAGCTGGACGGCAAATATCTTTTGAGCACAAGCGACAAAAGCCTGTCGGCTGAGGATATCGCCCTTGGCTACAAACAACTCATGGAAGTCGAGCGCGCGTTCCGCACTTTAAAGTCCACCCTGTCCCTCCGGCCTGTCTACCACACCAAAGACGACCGCATCCGCTCTCATGTCCTGCTGTGCTGGCTGGCCCTGCTCCTGGTGCGGATTACCGAGCTGGAGACCGGCTTGAGCTGGCCCAGGGTCCGCGCCGAGCTGGAACGGCTCCATTTAGGCGAATTTTTGCATAAAGATGGGCGTGTACTACAGTACACAGAACTCACTCAAAATCAGCGTAACCTATTTAAAAAATTAAACATAAAACTTCCTGCGAAAATCAAGTCCATAGGATAA
- a CDS encoding PocR ligand-binding domain-containing protein — translation MSQKPTYGELLQRVKALEEEKRSWLTDLATEANGLLSDEMDLQMKHSHLLGESDGLGAIINAEELQAIMDDFSKSTGMVTAILDKNGNIIETSGWQDICTKFHRVHPKTAQNCTESDLYLAEHLKPGEYIDYQCKNGLWDVVTPLYIGGEHMGNIYTGQFFYDDDLVDEKRFIQQAEEYGFDKDAYLDAFRRVPKYSREVICHLMQFLVKFTSYISSISYAKIKLEKEVCDRKRAEQSLLNTTRKLQSITDSSQDAIILIDSQGEILFWNPAAKKIFGYTCQEAIGQNLHQLLMPQLYNKDHNNAFLISPQTEQGKAINKTIELEAIRKDGEEIAIELSLSAILSKDGWNAVGIVRDITDRKKTNEMLIQSEKMLSVGGLAAGMAHEINNPLAGMMQSASVIKSRLQSMGIPANLEAAEELGISMENITAFMEKRNIFRMIDAIQESGARVAEIVNSMLSFARKSNAEYSSHYPDQLMDRILELAATDYDLKKQYDFKSIEIIKEYDDNLPMLICDGAKIQQVLLNILRNGAQAMQMAKTKSPKFILRLFSKGEPKKLHIEIEDNGPGMDEQTRLKAFEPFFTTKSVGVGTGLGLSVSYFIITENHKGTMGVISEPGKGANFIIRLPVDRKNQDI, via the coding sequence ATGAGCCAAAAACCAACCTATGGGGAGCTACTGCAAAGAGTTAAAGCGTTAGAAGAGGAAAAACGCAGTTGGTTGACAGACTTAGCAACTGAAGCAAACGGTTTGTTATCCGATGAAATGGATTTGCAGATGAAGCATAGCCATCTTTTAGGCGAATCAGATGGACTTGGGGCCATCATAAATGCTGAAGAACTTCAGGCGATCATGGATGATTTCAGCAAGTCAACCGGAATGGTTACTGCCATCCTTGATAAAAATGGTAACATTATCGAAACAAGCGGATGGCAGGATATCTGTACAAAATTTCATAGAGTCCATCCAAAAACCGCTCAGAATTGTACCGAAAGTGATCTTTACCTCGCAGAGCACCTGAAGCCTGGAGAATACATAGATTACCAGTGCAAAAACGGTCTATGGGACGTCGTCACGCCGCTGTATATTGGAGGCGAACACATGGGTAATATATACACAGGGCAGTTTTTTTACGATGACGATTTGGTAGACGAAAAGAGATTTATCCAGCAGGCGGAAGAATACGGGTTTGATAAAGATGCTTACTTGGACGCATTCCGCCGGGTTCCGAAATACAGCAGGGAAGTTATATGTCATTTGATGCAGTTCTTAGTCAAATTCACCTCTTACATATCAAGTATCAGCTATGCAAAAATAAAGTTAGAAAAAGAGGTTTGTGATCGAAAACGAGCCGAACAATCATTGTTAAATACCACCAGGAAACTGCAAAGTATTACAGATTCATCCCAGGATGCTATTATTCTTATAGATAGCCAAGGGGAAATTTTATTTTGGAATCCAGCAGCCAAAAAAATTTTTGGATATACCTGCCAAGAAGCAATTGGTCAGAATTTGCATCAACTATTGATGCCGCAACTCTATAATAAGGATCATAACAATGCCTTCTTGATATCCCCGCAGACAGAGCAAGGCAAAGCCATTAATAAAACCATAGAACTGGAGGCGATCAGAAAGGACGGGGAAGAGATAGCCATTGAGCTATCTCTCTCAGCCATCCTCTCTAAGGATGGCTGGAATGCCGTTGGCATTGTACGTGATATTACAGACCGGAAAAAAACTAACGAAATGCTGATCCAATCCGAGAAAATGCTTTCAGTGGGCGGACTTGCAGCGGGAATGGCCCATGAGATCAACAACCCCCTGGCAGGCATGATGCAAAGTGCCAGCGTCATAAAATCCCGGCTGCAAAGCATGGGGATACCTGCAAATCTGGAAGCAGCAGAAGAACTTGGTATCTCCATGGAAAATATCACCGCTTTCATGGAAAAAAGAAACATTTTTAGAATGATTGATGCCATTCAGGAATCAGGGGCACGGGTCGCTGAAATTGTTAACAGCATGCTCAGTTTTGCAAGAAAATCAAATGCCGAGTATTCCTCTCATTATCCCGATCAGCTTATGGATAGAATTCTCGAATTGGCTGCTACGGATTACGATCTTAAAAAGCAATATGATTTTAAATCCATTGAAATTATAAAAGAATATGATGATAACCTGCCGATGTTGATTTGTGACGGAGCAAAGATCCAGCAGGTGCTGCTGAACATCCTCCGGAATGGTGCCCAGGCCATGCAGATGGCAAAGACGAAATCTCCAAAATTTATCCTTAGACTATTCAGTAAAGGAGAGCCAAAGAAGCTCCATATAGAAATAGAGGATAATGGACCGGGGATGGACGAGCAGACTCGATTAAAGGCGTTTGAGCCGTTCTTTACGACAAAATCGGTAGGGGTCGGTACAGGGCTGGGCTTATCCGTTTCTTATTTTATCATCACTGAAAATCATAAGGGTACAATGGGCGTCATTTCTGAACCGGGGAAAGGGGCGAATTTTATTATTCGACTGCCAGTTGACAGAAAAAACCAAGACATATAA
- a CDS encoding ATP-binding protein codes for MKEDFISDKRRVSYLSATYNRIYRGQSVLIEGDFGAGKTRFLKLLRPKKLHAVWVESLFNIHETLASILKELNYEATATYRRTPQYLKTICNLSNCFIIIDEANDLDSRVWPYLKRIIDAGVPIVFAGLPKVRTHLSRNHPDILSRLKTLILYPIEVEDFIEKYKDIQQEAVEQIYMAVKGDMRKFKEICTDCQDRAKELNHNFVDINLALEFISDLPPQ; via the coding sequence ATGAAAGAGGATTTTATCAGTGATAAACGAAGAGTCTCATACCTGTCTGCCACTTATAACAGGATATACAGGGGCCAAAGCGTACTCATTGAAGGGGATTTTGGCGCAGGAAAAACTCGTTTTTTAAAACTGCTGCGGCCTAAAAAGCTCCATGCCGTATGGGTCGAGTCTCTGTTCAACATCCATGAAACCCTGGCATCCATACTCAAGGAATTGAATTATGAGGCCACCGCCACCTACCGCCGGACTCCCCAGTACCTGAAAACGATCTGCAACCTATCCAATTGTTTTATCATCATAGATGAAGCCAATGACCTGGACTCCCGGGTCTGGCCATATCTCAAACGAATTATTGATGCCGGTGTTCCCATCGTATTTGCAGGGCTCCCAAAGGTCAGAACCCATTTGAGCCGGAATCATCCCGATATACTCAGCCGTCTCAAAACTCTGATTTTATACCCCATAGAGGTCGAGGACTTCATCGAAAAATACAAAGATATCCAGCAGGAAGCCGTTGAACAAATTTATATGGCCGTCAAAGGCGACATGAGAAAATTTAAAGAAATCTGTACAGACTGCCAGGACAGGGCAAAGGAGTTGAATCACAACTTTGTTGATATCAACCTTGCTCTGGAATTTATATCCGATCTCCCTCCCCAGTAA
- a CDS encoding integrase, translating to MDDLSIDDRFHLLLHKKIMNKTGSAKRRSKKYYKDQYKKTGIIPAPLLLVEKGIMDGRKCSGRPKVIDEQTKRRFIEMVKASCDPSSQGFIFITRRARTIKNYHCWLEEELGKTISLPALRRCAKRENLKFYLEKEDDQEPSPARYTFKSVPVFALIQVDGCKFQYLRIRDEHGNWQKPQVIEIFDTGSRKLFILEFYFTESNLNSVDLFTRFLLCTPFPLKTIGIRPDQAKGFLNLKRPINAINLAHSTPGGFYLAPDFSRAHSPKDKAHLESSHRSLHNFEIRIIKAFEDRIVKTVTEYDFKRGRKEKVTVTLLDITLDELRSSTVLRQYRDEHNHTQHYFTEDGVVSAWVPAQKFDDFLSNQADTLNFIPEQVQEYMKYGYRKIKATVSKNRTIRHDKRDFFVTSGADRFSKHKSTPVKISGYRDKLFIFEPSEDGILLGEAIAKKPFDRPPAPAPAPVPDELDTIIALLEKHNMAVDRPILIEVYHKGLSRARAEQVLHHNQSRYADYMKKMAQPEERKKQALFNAFMLDCQKSLNTNQVATYASLGE from the coding sequence ATGGATGACCTGAGCATTGACGACCGCTTCCACTTACTGCTGCATAAAAAAATCATGAATAAAACCGGATCTGCCAAGAGAAGATCCAAAAAATATTACAAAGACCAATACAAGAAAACCGGGATTATCCCGGCACCCCTTTTGCTGGTTGAAAAAGGCATTATGGATGGCCGCAAGTGCAGTGGGCGCCCAAAGGTTATAGACGAGCAAACAAAAAGGCGGTTTATTGAAATGGTCAAGGCGTCATGCGATCCGTCATCCCAGGGGTTCATTTTTATCACCCGAAGAGCCAGGACCATTAAAAATTACCACTGCTGGCTTGAGGAAGAGTTGGGCAAAACAATCAGCCTTCCGGCACTTCGGCGATGCGCCAAAAGGGAGAATCTCAAATTTTACCTGGAAAAAGAGGACGATCAGGAGCCGTCACCGGCACGTTATACCTTCAAATCGGTCCCGGTGTTTGCCTTGATCCAGGTTGACGGTTGCAAGTTCCAATATTTAAGAATCAGAGATGAACATGGGAACTGGCAGAAACCGCAGGTGATTGAAATATTTGATACCGGTTCCAGGAAGCTGTTCATCCTGGAATTCTATTTTACCGAAAGTAATCTGAACTCTGTGGACCTTTTTACCCGTTTTTTGTTATGCACCCCTTTTCCTTTGAAAACAATTGGCATCAGGCCCGACCAGGCAAAGGGATTTTTAAACTTAAAGCGTCCCATTAATGCCATTAACCTTGCGCATTCTACGCCAGGCGGTTTTTATTTGGCGCCGGATTTTTCAAGGGCGCATTCACCAAAAGATAAGGCGCATCTGGAATCTTCACACCGGAGCCTGCATAATTTTGAAATACGGATTATCAAAGCCTTTGAGGACAGGATTGTGAAAACCGTTACCGAATATGACTTCAAACGGGGAAGAAAGGAAAAAGTTACTGTAACCCTACTTGATATCACCCTTGATGAATTGAGGAGCAGCACTGTGCTCCGCCAATACCGTGACGAACATAATCATACACAACATTATTTTACTGAAGACGGCGTGGTCAGTGCCTGGGTGCCGGCACAGAAGTTTGATGATTTTTTATCAAACCAGGCAGACACTCTGAATTTTATCCCGGAGCAGGTTCAAGAATATATGAAATACGGTTACAGGAAAATCAAAGCCACCGTATCTAAAAACAGAACTATCCGCCATGACAAACGCGATTTTTTTGTGACCAGTGGTGCAGACCGGTTCAGCAAGCATAAAAGCACACCGGTAAAGATATCCGGATACAGGGACAAACTTTTTATCTTTGAGCCCAGTGAAGACGGCATACTCCTGGGCGAAGCCATTGCAAAAAAGCCGTTTGACAGACCACCGGCACCAGCGCCTGCTCCTGTGCCCGACGAACTCGACACCATTATCGCTCTTTTGGAAAAGCACAATATGGCCGTTGACCGGCCTATTTTAATCGAAGTTTACCATAAGGGCCTTTCCCGGGCCCGGGCGGAGCAAGTGCTTCACCATAATCAATCAAGGTACGCAGATTACATGAAAAAAATGGCCCAGCCTGAGGAACGTAAAAAACAGGCCTTGTTCAATGCATTTATGCTTGATTGCCAAAAATCGTTAAATACGAATCAAGTGGCCACTTATGCATCCCTCGGAGAATGA
- a CDS encoding helix-turn-helix domain-containing protein has protein sequence MTFRQWRQQARLIEALKLLAKGTPVKEVAFDVGYESVSAVIYMFKKSLGSTPGKFFDS, from the coding sequence ATGACTTTCCGGCAGTGGCGTCAGCAGGCAAGGCTTATTGAGGCGTTGAAATTGCTGGCGAAGGGAACACCGGTCAAGGAAGTGGCATTTGATGTGGGGTATGAAAGTGTAAGCGCCGTCATTTATATGTTCAAAAAGTCATTAGGTTCTACTCCGGGAAAATTCTTTGATTCATGA
- a CDS encoding diguanylate cyclase: MTITDILPGMMYSFKVAGALKSITTRPDDHLFRVGGEDSAILFPGTDAAGSRQCLEKIRTGIDALEITHKYNDASAYITVSFRARNI; this comes from the coding sequence ATGACCATTACGGATATCCTGCCGGGGATGATGTACTCATTCAAAGTGGCAGGGGCACTTAAAAGCATCACAACGCGTCCCGATGATCATCTTTTTCGTGTTGGCGGAGAAGACTCTGCCATTCTTTTTCCCGGCACCGATGCTGCCGGTTCCCGTCAATGTCTTGAAAAGATCAGAACAGGTATTGATGCACTGGAGATAACCCATAAGTATAACGATGCCAGTGCGTACATTACCGTATCCTTCAGGGCCAGAAACATATAA